Below is a genomic region from Phragmites australis chromosome 20, lpPhrAust1.1, whole genome shotgun sequence.
AACGTAATACTGGAAAAAACTTCATCTGATGGAGCTGTTAAAATTGCTGAACATGAGAATACAACTACAGATTCTAAGGCACTTAAGGATGATGCATGGAAAGCTCACGATGCGGATCCTAAGGAcaagaaaagagagaaggatGTGGATGCAGGAGACAGGCATGACCAAAGGAGTAAATATAATGATAAGGAATCAGATGACAATGGTGCTGAAGGGGATATGGAGAAAGATAAGGAAGTTTTTGGAAGTGTCCAACGCAGGAGGATGGTGCGACCAAGGGGAGGTAGTCAAGCATCGCAGCGAGAACCTCGATTTCGCTCCAGAATGCGTGATGGTGAGGGGTAAGCTTGACACTGCACCTTGCTGTGTTTCTCAGAGTTCTTTTGTTTTCTAATAACATGATAATGTAAACACAATTGCATTGTGTTTACCATTTCTGGAACTATGAATTAAAGATAGGAACATGCTGTTTAATATGTTTGAGATCTACTGATGAGTGATGACAGATCAGTGATAAATCTCATGATCTTTGTTTCGTCTTGCAGGTCTCAAGGTTAGTGAAATGTCTACATTCTTGACTGCATACAATGGATAATGGTGCTTTCCTTTGGAACTGGAGTCATTAAAAGAGCAGCCTCCATAGTCAATATCTGTTCATTTATATCTGTATCTATTCATTATATATCAAAAGATCAGCCTCTACTTTTCCTCCACAAAAGACTTTAGTATTCAAACTTTCActccaatattttaaaatttcttGACATATTATGTTGCAAGGAGGGCATTTATAATGCTGGCACAATTTTTGTGCTTTCTCCATCTTTGGCTGGCTAATGCCAGCTGATGAGAAAAATGGGTACATCGTAGAAATGATGACAATCTGGTTGTTGAGTGCATAAAATGATTTTTGGCATAGCTCTGTAAGCTCTCAGGCTTTGTTTTGTTACCTTAGTATTCTCTTCATCATTGCAGGTAAGTCAGAGGTGTCTGCCATTGTTTATAAAGCTGGGGAATGCATGCAAGAGCTGCTGAAATCATGGAAAGAGTTCGAAGCAACCCAGGATGGCACAGGTGCTGAAAGTTTACAAAATGGTCCTACTCTTGAAATTCGAATACCTGCGGAGTTTGTGACCTCCACTAATCGTCAAGTAAGTTTACTGGCTTGTCAGGCAATCCCTTGTTTAGTCACTTTAGCTATCTAAAATCTGGTGTTGGGACTGAAGTTCTGTCAGCCCTTCTGTTATTTATAATATCATAGGAGCTTCCTTCTATTGTGAATTCACTTGATTTTTCCGGGTCATGGTCACATTTGCCATTTGTCTTACAACTGCGCCTGCGTGCACCaggatgttttcttttgttttacaCTTCTGAAATCATATGCGACAAATATTACGCTGCTCATCTAGTTGATAAAACTGTTGTATAATAAATGTAGCTAATTTCTTCATGTAGCCCCTTCATTCATTTGTCAAAATCACTGTTGTTGCAGGTAAAGGGTGCTCAGCTTTGGGGAACAGATATTTATACAAATGATTCAGATTTAGTGGCTGGTAATTTCCCGATTATTGTTCGAAATTTCTAAATAGTTCCATTTTTAATAAATGTAAATAGTTCAGAAGTTTTTCTATCTTCTAATGCGTGTCCCTTTTAGTGCTAATGCATACTGGATACTGCTCCCCTACGTCATCACCTCCACCATCTGCCATCCAAGAATTACGTGCGACTGTTCAAGTTCTATCACCGCAAGAGAGTAAGTATTCATTCATTTTGTGTCAGTTAAGTCGGACTTGGTTGGAAGGACAGACGGTTGAATGAATTTTCATAAAACTTGGTATGTATCCCAGGTTATACTTCAACATTGAGGAACAATGTCCGTTCACGTGCTTGGGGTGCTGGGGTTGGTTGTAGCTTTCGCATAGAACGCTGCTGCATTGTTAAGGTATTGAGACTGGAGACATCAGATCAATACAATGCCTCCTTTTGTTGGTTTCTGTTGATGTGGCTACCATGTGAATCCTTTTACCGATACTGTTTTGAAACCTTTTACTGATCACTGTTGCATAGAATGTTTCCTTAGCATCTTTTACATGCTTTACAGAAAGGTGGTGGCACCATTGATCTTGAGCCTCGCCTTAGTCACACATCAGCTGTGGAGCCTACACTTGCTCCAGTTGCGGTTGAGCGAACAATGACGACAAGAGCAGCAGCTTccgtaattttttttaaccttcTGTATTCTCTttatgattcttttttttttcagttgacTCAGTATACATTTTAGTTTACAGTTTATCCTTCAACCATCTTTTTGCCTTTTATACCGAATTTCCCAATGCTGTTGATACAGAATGCATTGCGTCAACAAAGATTTGTCCGGGAAGTCACAATACAGTACAATCTCTGCAATGAACCATGGTACCTTTCTGATCCGCCTTCTCACACCTCAGAAGTTTTGTCCAATACATGTATTGCCATTTCTACAATATAGTTTTGTGTTTTCGACTAGTTCTTACCATGATACATCTTTTGCTTGCAGAAGCTACCCTTGTAGTTTTCCTGTTTAGTTTGCAGCTAAGGTTctattttctgatatttttcgTCCTTCAGGTTAAAATATAGTATTAGCATTGTGGCTGACAAGGGACTTAAAAAGTCTCTTTATACTTCTGCAAGACTGAAAAAGGGCGAAGTCATATATTTGGAAACACACTTTAATAGGTATGAAGCATTTACCATTCACTTTGTAGACCTTAATCCTGATGATTTGTTCTGTGTTTTGACTTCTCCTGAAGTTTTGCTTTTAGTTTCACGGAACTCACTGTTATTTCGATTTTGGTACTCACAGGTACGAGCTGTGCTTTAGTGGGGAGAAGCCTCGTAGTATTGGATCAAACTCCAATGCATCTGATGCAGAACCGGAAAAACACCAGAACAGTAGTCACCATCCCCAAAATGGGGACAGAGGCTCTATGGAACATGAACTTCGTGATGTGTTCCGATGGTCTCGATGTAAGAAGGCCATGCCTGAAAGTGCCATGCGCTCGATCGGCATCCCACTACCAGCGGAGCAACTTGAGGTATTTCTGCTTCCTTCATGAAAGCTCTTACTGTCTGGAAGACAAAGACAATTTACATTGCATTTTGTTACCACTGCGGTGCAGGTGCTGCAGGATAACTTAGAGTGGG
It encodes:
- the LOC133901363 gene encoding uncharacterized protein LOC133901363; translation: MSGAPKRLHEEGSHSTPAKRPLDDSSLYSSPSGKVIQSGSSDYHGSFDHDERFAKVQRVEPRDDKTRPSLAHRMPIGSSNFVDHPISSYSRLESKQNKDAWDTKADDRETRADARDVFSGSRIEFQANSDVKMDNKADESEIRTERRSNADYKGDTKFDKDSHPTVTSHLGWKDNKEHRGKRFSEQPADNMDWCFPRPGLQGTDETPNVPTPVEERNSKDAHESTGDNKTEPKSEDRFRDKDRKKKDEKHRDFGARESDRNDRRIGMQFGGSTVERREMQREDRDAEKWDRERKDNQKDKEGNDREKDSAKKESSVVTEKENVILEKTSSDGAVKIAEHENTTTDSKALKDDAWKAHDADPKDKKREKDVDAGDRHDQRSKYNDKESDDNGAEGDMEKDKEVFGSVQRRRMVRPRGGSQASQREPRFRSRMRDGEGSQGKSEVSAIVYKAGECMQELLKSWKEFEATQDGTGAESLQNGPTLEIRIPAEFVTSTNRQVKGAQLWGTDIYTNDSDLVAVLMHTGYCSPTSSPPPSAIQELRATVQVLSPQESYTSTLRNNVRSRAWGAGVGCSFRIERCCIVKKGGGTIDLEPRLSHTSAVEPTLAPVAVERTMTTRAAASNALRQQRFVREVTIQYNLCNEPWLKYSISIVADKGLKKSLYTSARLKKGEVIYLETHFNRYELCFSGEKPRSIGSNSNASDAEPEKHQNSSHHPQNGDRGSMEHELRDVFRWSRCKKAMPESAMRSIGIPLPAEQLEVLQDNLEWEDVQWSQTGVLVAGKEYPLARVHFLSSN